In the genome of Vibrio sp. NTOU-M3, one region contains:
- a CDS encoding BCCT family transporter yields the protein MSRASLAAGTSCVSDVDNSTTPCDPSTKKNIRSQLELSNPVLWLSGSFLSLFVLLALFDAELLTSLVNSGFGYATQYFGGYWQILLLVNFVIGLCIALGQTGYVRLGGLDTPEVETFKWLSILLCTLLAGGGVFWAAAEPIAHYVSAPPIYGNDTPREMAINALSQSFMHWGFLAWAVLGSLSSIVLMYLHYEKGLPLKPRTLLYPVFGQRALHGWLGNAVDALSIIAVAAGTIGPIGFLGLQISYALNALFGIPDELTTQIVVVLFAMAIYTLSALSGLSKGIQIVSRYNIMLSLALVIFMLIAGPTNFIVDGYIQGVGRMIDNFVPMSLYRGDTEWLGWWTVFFWGWFIGYAPMMAIFIARISRGRTIRQLILAISIAAPLITCFWFSIVGGSGLAFELANPGSIKAGFEGFNLPGALLAITQQLPFSLLVSILFLILTTTFIVTTGDSMTYTISVVMTGTSRPNALIRSFWGIVMGAVAIVLISMGEGGISALQSFIVITAVPASFIILPSLWMAPKVAHQMAKKQNLL from the coding sequence GCCAGTTTGGCGGCAGGGACTTCCTGCGTTTCTGATGTCGATAATTCGACAACTCCTTGTGATCCTTCCACGAAAAAAAATATCCGCTCGCAATTAGAGCTCTCTAATCCGGTATTGTGGCTCAGTGGTAGCTTTCTTTCTCTTTTTGTTTTACTTGCCCTGTTTGATGCAGAGCTGCTGACATCACTCGTGAATAGCGGCTTTGGCTATGCGACTCAATATTTCGGTGGTTACTGGCAGATCTTGCTGCTGGTTAATTTTGTGATTGGATTATGTATTGCTTTAGGGCAGACGGGTTACGTGCGTCTTGGGGGGCTTGATACTCCCGAGGTGGAAACCTTTAAGTGGCTGTCTATCCTGCTTTGTACGCTTCTGGCTGGAGGCGGTGTTTTTTGGGCAGCAGCTGAGCCGATCGCCCACTATGTCTCTGCACCACCAATTTATGGTAATGATACGCCTCGTGAGATGGCGATTAATGCATTGTCTCAGTCGTTTATGCATTGGGGATTTCTTGCTTGGGCGGTGCTTGGCTCACTTTCTTCCATCGTCTTGATGTACCTTCATTACGAGAAAGGCTTACCTCTAAAGCCACGAACTTTACTGTATCCTGTGTTTGGTCAACGTGCGCTGCATGGGTGGCTCGGCAATGCGGTGGATGCGTTAAGTATTATCGCAGTGGCTGCCGGAACCATCGGACCAATCGGCTTTCTTGGCTTACAAATCAGCTACGCTCTGAATGCATTGTTCGGGATCCCGGATGAGCTAACGACCCAAATCGTGGTGGTGTTGTTTGCAATGGCAATCTATACCTTGTCTGCGCTGAGTGGTTTGAGTAAAGGCATCCAGATTGTCAGTCGTTATAACATCATGCTGTCATTGGCGTTGGTGATCTTTATGCTGATAGCCGGACCGACTAATTTCATTGTTGATGGTTATATTCAAGGCGTTGGTCGTATGATCGATAATTTCGTTCCGATGTCTTTATATCGTGGTGATACGGAATGGCTTGGCTGGTGGACGGTTTTCTTCTGGGGATGGTTCATTGGTTATGCGCCGATGATGGCGATTTTTATTGCAAGAATTTCACGAGGTCGAACCATTCGACAGTTAATTTTAGCCATTAGTATTGCGGCTCCATTGATCACTTGCTTTTGGTTCAGCATTGTTGGGGGCAGTGGGCTAGCATTTGAGTTAGCTAACCCGGGTAGCATTAAAGCTGGCTTTGAAGGTTTTAACTTGCCAGGCGCGTTATTGGCTATCACCCAGCAATTGCCATTTTCACTGTTGGTTTCGATCCTATTTCTGATTTTAACCACGACCTTTATTGTCACCACTGGTGACTCGATGACGTACACCATCAGCGTAGTAATGACCGGTACTAGCCGACCAAATGCATTGATCCGCTCATTCTGGGGGATTGTGATGGGGGCGGTTGCCATTGTGTTGATTTCGATGGGAGAGGGAGGGATTTCTGCACTTCAATCGTTTATTGTGATCACGGCAGTGCCTGCGTCTTTCATTATTTTACCGTCATTGTGGATGGCACCTAAAGTTGCTCATCAGATGGCAAAGAAACAGAACTTATTGTAA
- the frdD gene encoding fumarate reductase subunit FrdD, with protein MNTNYKVDRAPKRSDEPVWWGLFGAGGSWFAMITPVTILVLGILVPMGVIDAEALSYERVTDFATSIIGALFIIGTLALPMWHAMHRVHHGMHDLKFHTGIAGKIACYAFAGLISALAVIFIFMI; from the coding sequence ATGAATACGAATTACAAAGTAGACCGAGCTCCTAAACGCTCTGATGAACCGGTATGGTGGGGTCTGTTTGGGGCTGGCGGTAGCTGGTTCGCTATGATCACACCAGTCACTATTTTGGTGCTTGGTATCTTAGTACCTATGGGTGTAATTGATGCTGAGGCGTTGAGCTACGAACGCGTCACTGATTTTGCTACGAGCATTATTGGCGCACTGTTTATCATTGGTACGCTCGCGCTACCAATGTGGCATGCGATGCACCGTGTACACCATGGCATGCACGATCTTAAGTTCCACACTGGTATTGCAGGTAAAATTGCGTGCTACGCATTTGCCGGCCTTATCTCTGCACTGGCGGTGATCTTTATCTTTATGATCTAA
- the frdC gene encoding fumarate reductase subunit FrdC — MSNRKPYVREVKRTWWKDHPFYRFYMLREATVLPLILFTIFLTFGLGSLVKGPEAWQGWLDFMANPIVIAINIVALAGSLFHAQTFFSMMPQVMPMRLKGKPVDKKLIVLAQWAAVAFISLIVLVVV; from the coding sequence ATGAGTAACCGTAAACCCTACGTTCGTGAAGTAAAACGTACTTGGTGGAAAGATCATCCATTCTACCGCTTTTACATGCTGCGTGAAGCAACCGTGCTTCCATTGATCCTATTCACTATTTTCCTGACTTTCGGTTTAGGCTCGTTAGTGAAAGGTCCTGAAGCGTGGCAAGGTTGGTTAGACTTCATGGCTAACCCTATCGTGATCGCAATTAACATCGTCGCGTTAGCGGGCAGTTTGTTCCATGCTCAAACATTCTTCAGCATGATGCCTCAGGTAATGCCAATGCGCCTGAAAGGTAAACCAGTAGATAAGAAGCTTATCGTACTTGCTCAATGGGCAGCGGTTGCTTTCATTTCTCTGATTGTTCTTGTTGTTGTGTAA